The following DNA comes from Candidatus Liberimonas magnetica.
GGAATTAAAGAAATAAACCTTTCAGAATGGAATGATTTATTTAGGATGTTTAAAATTCCCTCAGGAGAAAACAGGATTATTCAATATTATCTGCCGTTTTCATACAGAGTCGGAATTTTAATTACTGTTTTTACATTGTTATTGATATTAATTTATGGGGCAATAAAATCTACTTATTGGATTATTAAGTGAATAAAATAATTCCTTATACCATCCTGCTCGCAGTCCTTATTGCGATATTTTTCTCGCCTATTATATTTACAATAAGAGGGATCGCAGGTAATTACGGGGATATTTACCTGCACTACTATCCTTTAAAGCATCTTGTTGCTGAAAACATAATTTCAGGGAAAATACCTCTCTGGAATCCATATATCTTTGCCGGACAGCCGCTTCTTGCCAACCCGCAAAGCGCTGTTTTGTATCCTTTTTCTATAATTTTTTATATGCTTCCGATACATCTGGCTTTTAATTATTTTATAGTTTTGCATTTTTTTCTTGCCGGCATATTTATGTATCTTTTGCTTGCGTATTTAGGGTTTTCAGGCACATCTTCTATAGTTTGTTCCATAACTTATGTTTTTAGCGCTTTTCTTGTTTTTAAAGTCCCTGCAGGCCACCCCGCTGCACTTTCGGGGTATATCTGGTTCCCCAGCATAATTTATTTATTGGAGAGCATAAAAAGATCCGGTTCATACCTGCATATATTTGTTTTATCTTTTGCGATAGCATTCCAATATTTGTCCGGGCATATACAGCCTATTTATACTTCAGTATTGTTTATCTTACTGCATTTTATTTTTAATAGGATCAACTACTGGAAAAGGCTCTTAATGGCTGTACCTGCGGCTGTCATATTAGTCAGTATACAGTTGATACCGTCTTTAGAATTGTCGCAAGTAGCGGAGACTTTGAACTGGCAAAAGCTTGCTTCAAGCTATTCTCTTCCTTTTAAAAACCTCGTTAACCTGGTCTTGCCTGATTTTTATGGGAATATAATCAACGGTAACTATATTTATCAAGCGAACCCCAGTTATTTCTTTGAGCTGCATTCATTATACATAGGAATAATACCTTTTTTATTGGCGGCCGCCGGGTTTTATATCTCTATAAAAAATACAAAATATTTTTGGCCTATAATAGTGATAGCTGGAGGGTTTTTGTCTTTGGGAAATTATAACCCTGCTTACAAATTCATGTACTGGGTAGCCCCGGGCTTGCAGTTCGTACGTGCTCCGGCAAGGTTTTCATACTTATTTATAACGGGTTTTATAATTCTTTTTGCCGCTGCCTGGGACAAATATCTTAAAAAGCAAAAAAATATTTTAAAACTACTTATATTGTTGATAATAATATTTGACCTGTTCAGGTACGGCAACGGGTTCATATATTCACAGGATATCTCAAATAGCCGAAGAAAAAGTGAAATAACTAACTATATTTATCCTATGTACAGGATGGTGACCGAACCAGGTGTTTTACCGGCAGATAAAGCGATGTTATACCATCATTATAATCTAAACGGCTATGAAACGATTTTTCTTCAGGATTTTACACGCTATTTAGGGCTGCAGGAGAAAGAGATCATGAGCCCGACAGGGCTTGCAAGGATGGATTTTAATTCCGTTTTAATGAAGGGATTTTCTGTAAGATATAATGTTTCAACAAAAGACATCAAGAATAGGGACATATTTATGTGTTTTAAAAGCGGGCTAAAACTGTACAGGCAGAATATAGCGATACCCCTTGTCTATTTCCCAAAAACT
Coding sequences within:
- a CDS encoding YfhO family protein, translating into MNKIIPYTILLAVLIAIFFSPIIFTIRGIAGNYGDIYLHYYPLKHLVAENIISGKIPLWNPYIFAGQPLLANPQSAVLYPFSIIFYMLPIHLAFNYFIVLHFFLAGIFMYLLLAYLGFSGTSSIVCSITYVFSAFLVFKVPAGHPAALSGYIWFPSIIYLLESIKRSGSYLHIFVLSFAIAFQYLSGHIQPIYTSVLFILLHFIFNRINYWKRLLMAVPAAVILVSIQLIPSLELSQVAETLNWQKLASSYSLPFKNLVNLVLPDFYGNIINGNYIYQANPSYFFELHSLYIGIIPFLLAAAGFYISIKNTKYFWPIIVIAGGFLSLGNYNPAYKFMYWVAPGLQFVRAPARFSYLFITGFIILFAAAWDKYLKKQKNILKLLILLIIIFDLFRYGNGFIYSQDISNSRRKSEITNYIYPMYRMVTEPGVLPADKAMLYHHYNLNGYETIFLQDFTRYLGLQEKEIMSPTGLARMDFNSVLMKGFSVRYNVSTKDIKNRDIFMCFKSGLKLYRQNIAIPLVYFPKTTKLVREESGYDQIEYLKNTKLPPDEEIVVSDIPDNFPRFTEGAKVLSYKQFYNKSVTEVSLNTPGTLVFSEISYPGWKAYYDKKSTRVYRGNKIFKTVFLETAGKTKIYMLFKPVSYILGLYLTLIALLFFVLLAIYFLLEHSRHIFNMPSRIRSIE